GAAGACGATGAGCGCGATCTATATGTTCTTCGGTACCCTGATTGCGCTCGGGGTGCTGGTGACTTTCCACGAATTCGGCCATTTCTGGGTGGCGCGCCGCTGCGGGGTCAAGGTGCTGCGCTTCTCGGTGGGCTTCGGTGCGCCACTGCTGCGCTGGCATGACCGCCAGGGCACTGAATTCGTCGTGGCGGCCATTCCGCTGGGCGGCTACGTCAAGATGCTCGATGAGCGCGAGGCTGCGGTGCCGGCCGAGCAGCTCGGTCAGGCATTCAACCGCAAGAGCGTTGCCCAGCGCATCGCCATAGTCGCGGCCGGCCCGGTGGCCAACTTCTTCCTGGCCATCCTGTTCTTCTGGGTCATCGCCATGCTCGGCAGCCAGCAGGTGCGCCCGGTGATCGGCGCCGTGGCGCCGGAGAGCCTGGCGGCGGCGGCCGGCTTGCAGGCTGGTCAGGAAATCGTTGCCGTGGACGGCGAGCCGACCAGCGGCTGGGCTGCTATCAGCCTGCAGCTGGTGCGTCGCCTGGGCGAGAGCGGCACCCTGAGCGTGCAGGTGCGCGAACCGGGCTCGACCCTGGAGACGAGCCATCAGCTGATCCTGCGAGACTGGCTGCGCGGCGAGGAGGAGCCGGATCCATTGGTCGGGCTGGGTATCCAGCGCTGGCTGCCGCAGGGGGCGCCGGTGGTTGCCGATATCGTCGCCGACAGCGTGGCGGCTCAGGCCGGACTGCAGAAGGAAGATCGCCTGCTGGAGCTGGATGGCCAGGTGCTGACTG
The window above is part of the Pseudomonas alcaligenes genome. Proteins encoded here:
- the rseP gene encoding RIP metalloprotease RseP, yielding MSAIYMFFGTLIALGVLVTFHEFGHFWVARRCGVKVLRFSVGFGAPLLRWHDRQGTEFVVAAIPLGGYVKMLDEREAAVPAEQLGQAFNRKSVAQRIAIVAAGPVANFFLAILFFWVIAMLGSQQVRPVIGAVAPESLAAAAGLQAGQEIVAVDGEPTSGWAAISLQLVRRLGESGTLSVQVREPGSTLETSHQLILRDWLRGEEEPDPLVGLGIQRWLPQGAPVVADIVADSVAAQAGLQKEDRLLELDGQVLTGPEQVVQLAKSLAGQSVVLAYERAGERREVRLEIPSAPEVVGKKGYLGAVVGSAPWPAEMLHEVHFGPLEAVTESLARTWKMTVLTLDSLKKMLFGELSVKNLSGPITIAKVAGASAQSGVGDFLNFLAYLSISLGVLNLLPIPVLDGGHLLFYLVEWVRGRPLSERVQGWGIQIGISLVLGVMLLALVNDLSRL